CCGGGAGACAACAGCACATTTGAAGTCAACCTCATCGCGCCGATAGCGATGCAGGAAGGGCTCCGTTTCGCAGTCCGCGAAGGCGGCCGCACAGTCGGCGCCGGCGTCGTAACTGAGATCATCGCATAGAGCCCCGGGAGGGTAATATTTTGGCAAAGAAAATCCGCATAAAACTGAAGGCATTCGACCACCGCGTACTTGACGCCTCCGCGACTCAGATCGCGGACACGGCGCAGCGTACCGGAGCCAGAGTATCCGGCCCCGTGCCCCTTCCGACAGAGGTAAACCGCTTTTGCGTGCTAACCTCACCGCATGTCGACAAGGACGCGCGTGACCAGTACGAGATCAGGACGCATAAGCGCCTGATCGATATAATCGACCCAACGCAGAAGACAATGGAGGCTCTTATGGAGCTGAATCTGCCCTCTGGTGTTGATATACAGATCAAGCTCTAAGCTTAAGATCTAAGAAGGAGTGAAACGTTAATGAGTATGGGGATTCTGGGCCGCAAGGTAGGGATGACCCAGGTCTTCGACGAAAACGGCAAGGCGATACCTGTGACAGTAGTAGAAGCAGGGCCCTGCACGATCGTTGAAATCCGGACACCTGAAAAAAACAGTTACAGCGCAGTGCAGCTCGGTCTCGGAGATGTGAAGCCCGTCAGGCTGACAAAGCCGATGAAGGGTTACTTCGAGAAACAGAGCGTAGCGCCCAGGCGCTGGCTGAGGGAGTTCCGCGTGGATGACACGAAGGACTACCAGGTGGGACAGGAGATCACCGTTTCTCTGTTCCAGAATGGTGACGTTATCGACGTCACCGGCGTAAGCAAAGGTAAGGGATACGCGGGCGTTATCAAGCGCCATGGCTTCGGCGGGACACCGGCGAGCCACGGACACTCGGTTACGCATCGTCACCCCGGTTCAATAGGATGCAGCAGCTTCCCCGGCCGTGTAATGAAGGGCCGGAGGATGGCGGGTCACATGGGCAGCGAGCGCGTCACCACCAAGAACCTCAAAGTTTTTGGTATTGACGAAGAGAACAACCTTCTTCTCATCGAAGGTCCCGTTCCCGGCGCTAAAGACGGCCTTGTGATGATCCGCAAGACTGCTTAATAGGGAGGCAGAAGACAATGCCTGTAATTAAAGAGGTAAATTTTAAAGGCGAAGTTATCGGAGAGATGACTCTTTCCGATGCGGTCTTCGGAGCCCCGGTCCATGTGCCGGCCATGCACCAAGTTGTGGTCGCGCATCTGGCTAACTGCCGTGTTGGAACTCACAACACGAAAGACCGCGGAGATGTCCGCGGCGGCGGTAAAAAGCCCTGGAGACAGAAGCATACAGGTCGTGCCCGCGCCGGCAGCTCACGCTCGCCGATTTGGGTAGGCGGCGGAGTGGCCCACGGTCCTCACCCGCGCGATTACCACCAGAAGGTCAATAAAAAGGTTCGCCGCATCGCGCTTCGCAGCGCGCTGACGCTCAAGGCTCAGGCGGACAACATGCTGATCATCGAAAGCTTCGGAATCGAAGCCCCGAAGACAAAGACGATGCTTGAATTCCTCTCTGCAGTGCAGAGCGGCAAAAAGCCCCTTCTTGTCCTTCACGAGACGAACATGCCTGTCGTAAAGTCAGCCGCGAACATTCCCGGCGTCTATGTGCAGCATGTCGACAGCGTAAACGTTTACGACCTTCTTAATCACGATCAGTTGATTGCAACTCCGGAAGCAATTAAGAAGCTCGAGGAGGTATTTGCATAATGAACGCGATCGCATATGATATAATAGTCCGGCCCGTCATAACGGAGAAGACAAGCCGTCAGATGGAAATGGGACAGTATACCTTTGAAGTGCTCCCGAAGGCCAATAAGATCGAGATCCGCAAGGCCGTCGAAGAAGTATTCAAAGTCAAGGTTGTCAAGGTAAATACGATCCAGGTCCGTTCAAAACCGAAACGGATGGGCGCCTTTTTGGGTCGTTCTCGCTCTTGGAAGAAAGCAGTCGTAACGCTCGCAGCGGGCGAAAAGATAGCATTCTTCGAAGGCGCGGGCGCCTAGGCAGAAAGGGGAAACATCTAAATGGGAATTAAGAAATTTCGTCCCACTACGCCCAGCCGCCGTCAGATGGCGACGCCCGATTTCTCTGAGATCACAAAGGCGAAGCCGGAACGCAGCCTGGTAGCATCGCTGTCGCAGTCAGCGGGACGCAACAACAACGGGCGCGTCACAATGCGCCACCGCGGCGGTCGCGGAAGGATCAAATACCGCATAGTCGATTTCAAGCGTGACAAGTTCGGAGTGCCCGGCAAGGTCGCGGCGATCGAATACGATCCCAACCGTTCAGCACGCATCGCGCTCATTTCCTACAAAGACGGTGAGAAGAGATATATCCTTGCTCCCATCGGCCTTAACGTAGGTGATTCAATAGTAGCCGGAGAAGGTTCGGACATCCGCCCCGGAAACGCCCTTAAACTTAAGGACATTCCCGTCGGTACGGTCATCCACAACGTGGAGCTCGAACCCGGACGCGGCGGAGTATTGGTCCGTTCAGCAGGCGTTTCAGCTCAGCTCATGGCCAAAGAGGGCAAATATGCCTTCGTGCGTATGCCTTCAGGCGAACTTCGTCTCATCCTGCTTGAGTGCATGGCGACGGTAGGCCAGGTAGGCAACGAAGAGCATGAAAACGTCGTCTTCGGTAAAGCGGGCAGAACTCGCTGGCTCGGGATTCGTCCGCATATTCGCGGTATGATTCAGAACCCTGTCGACCATCCTATGGGCGGAGGCGAAGGCAAGAGCAAGTCGCACAAGCATCCTGTCTCACCGTGGGGTACTCCGGCAAAGGGTTACCGTACCCGCAAGCGTAAGCCGTCGGATAAGTTCATCGTCCGCCGCCGCAAGAAGTAGCCCGGATCTGTAGGAGGTAAATCAGATGGCTCGTTCACTAAAAAAAGGACCCTACGTAGACGCGAAGCTTCTTCGCAGGGTAGAGAACATGAACGACTCAGGCAAGAAGATCGTTATAAAGAGCTGGGCCCGCGCCTGCTCGATCACGCCTGAAATGGTCGGACACACAATAGCTGTGCACAACGGCCGCATTCATGTTCCTGTTTACATCAGCGACAATATGATAGGACATAAGCTCGGTGAGTTTGCGCCTACCCGTAAGTTCGGCGGACACGCCGGACAGGAACGCTCCACAAAGGTAAAGAAGTAGGAGGCCGCGAGGGATGGAAGTAAAAGCATCGGCAAAGCAGATCCGTATTTCTGCAAACAAAGTCCGCAGAGTCCTTGCGCTCGTCAGAGGTAAAAGCGCCTCTGAAGCGCTCTTGATTCTTAAATATACTCCGAATAAGCCGGCAAAATATGCTGAGAAGGTCCTGCAGAGCGCGGTAGCGAATGCAGAGCACAATCACGGCCTTGACATGGATAAGCTCATCGTCAAGACAGCCACGGCTGATCAGGGAGCGTACATGAAGCGTTTCCGCCCCGTATCAATGGGCCGCGCTCATGCGTTCAGACATCACACGTGCCATATAACTATGGTCGTGTGTGAAAAGTAAGGAGGGGTGACACGGTGGGTCAGAAAGTTCACCCGGTAGGTTATAGACTTGGCGTTATCTACGATTGGGAATCCCGCTGGTACGCTGACGGAAAGAAATATGCGAAGTATCTGCACAAAGACCTCGAGCTCAGAAACTGGATCAAAAAGCGTTGGGCTCAGGCGGGCGTAAGCCGTGTAGAGATAGAGCGTATTGGCGATGTCATGCGTTTCACAGTTTGGACCGCCCGGCCTGGTGTTGTAATTGGCAAGCAGGGAGCAGAGATACAGGCAGTTCGTGAAGAACTTCAGGCGATGACCGGCAACCGGGTAATGATAAATATCCAGGAAATGAAGAACCCGGACGTTGAGGCGCAGGTAGTTGCCGAAGGCGTTGCATCTTCACTGGAGCGCAGAATCAGCTTCCGTCGCGCAATGAAGCAGTCAATCTTCCGCGCGATGAAATCAGGAGCGAAGGGCATCAAGATCCAGTGCGCAGGCCGCTTAGGCGGTGCTGAAATCGCGCGCACGGAGTGGTACCTTGAAGGCCAGCTCCCCCTGTCAACACTGAGAGCCGACATCGACTACGGCTTCGCAGAGGCTCATACCATCTACGGAGTTATCGGCATCAAGGTGTGGATATACAAAGGCGAGGTAATGGAGCGCAAACCGATCTTCGACACCGAGCCCGCAGCAAAGGAGAGGGGGTAACATCTGATGCTTGCACCGAAAAGAGTAAAATACCGCAAGCCTCACCTTACAGCTCTCCGCGGTTACAGCAAAGGCGCCGTTAAGGTAGATTTCGGCGAGTTCGGCCTTCAGGCCTGCGAAAACGGATGGATCTCAGCGCGTCAGATCGAGGCAGTCCGTGTAGCGATAAGCCGTAAGATGAAAAAAGGCGGAAAAATCTGGATAAGAATTTTCCCTGACCGTCCGGTCACGGAGAAGCCGCTTGAAACACGTATGGGTAAAGGAAAAGGAAACGTGGAATACTGGACAGCAGCGGTAAAGCGCGGCCGCGTCATGTTTGAAATAGCAGGCGTACCCCGTGATGTTGCTGAACAGGCATTCCGTACTGCATCGTTCAAACTGCCCATCAAGGTAAAAATGTTAACCCGAGAGGGAGCAGGTGAATAGTGATGGATCCCAAGGAACTTCGAGATCTCAGCGTATCTGAGCTAAAAGATAAGCACAAGCAGTTTAAGGAAGAGCTGTTCAACCTCCGTTTCCAGAATGCGATCGGACAGCTTAAAAATTCAGGAAGAATCAAAGACGTCAAAAAGACAATCGCCCGCATCCTTACGGTCATCACCGAAAAAGAGATGGGCATTGATAACTCAGGAGCAAGGAGGTAACCGGCGATGGAAGAGCGCAAAGCACATCGTAAAGTCCGTACCGGAATAGTGGTCAGCGACAAGATGGAAAAGACCATCGTCGTTCGCCTGGACCGTATGGCAAAGCATGGCCTCTACGGCAAGCCTGTTCTTCGTTCAAAGAAGTTCATGGCTCACGACGAGAGCAACAACTGCCGTATCGGGGACAAAGTAATGATAGGTGAGACCCGCCCCCTGAGCGCCAACAAGTGCTGGGAAGTCCTCGAGATAATCGAGAGAGCCCCGATACTCGGCGCAACGGAAGAGGAGGACCAGTAGTATGATACAGCTGCGTACAGTACTTAACGTAGCCGACAACTCCGGCGCGAAAAAGATCCTCTGCGTACAGGTCAGAGGCGGCAGCTTCCGTAAGGTCGGCACCATCGGCGACGTAATCGTAGGCGCCGTGCGTGAAGCGGCCCCTAACGGAAACATCAAGAAGGGCGACGTCGTAAAGGCCGTCATCGTAAGGACGAAAAAGGAGATCCGCCGCAAGGATGGCTCCTATGTCCGCTTCGACGACAATGCGGCCGTAGTCATTGACGCCAACGGCGACCCCAAGGGAACACGTATTTTTGGCCCTGTGGCCAGGGAACTGAGAGAAAAGAAATATATGCGAATCGTCTCTCTGGCGCCCGAAGTTGTATAGGGGGAAAACGCCATGTCTAAAATGAGAATCAAAAAGGGAGACCGCGTACGCGTCATCTCCGGAAAAGACGCCGGTAAAGAGGGAAAGATCTTAAGCCGCGACGTTCAGAAGGACAGAGTAGTAGTTGAGAAGGTAAACTTTGTCACAAAGAGCGTCAAGCCGACACAGAAGGATCCCCGCGGCGGCCTCGTCAAGAAGGAAGCAGCTATCGCCGCTTCAAAGGTAATGCTTGTCTGCCCGAAGTGCGGCAAAGCGACCCGCGTTTCACGCGCCTTCCTTGACGACGGCAAGAAAGTCCGTATCTGCAAACAGTGCGGCGAAATCATTGATAAGGCATAAGGAGGAGGGACTGATATGACTCCGCGTCTTTTAACGAAATACACAGAAGAAGTCCTTCCCCGTTTGAACGATCAGTTCAAATATAAGAACGTCATGGAAATGCCCCGTCTCGTCAAAGTTGTCATCAACATTGGCGTAAACGAAGCAAAGCTTGACCAGAAATATATGGACGCCTCCATCAACGAGCTGACCATAATTTCAGGACAGAAGCCCATGATGAAGCGCGCAAAGAAATCCATAGCCGGATTTAAGGTTCGCGAAGGAATGCCGGTTGCATGTGCGGTAACCCTGAGAAGCGACAGAATGTGGGAATTTGTGGATCGCCTTTTCAGCGTAGCGCTTCCCCGTATCAAGGACTTCCAGGGGATCTCGCCCAGAGGATTTGACGGCCGCGGTAACTTCAACCTCGGTCTGAGAGAGCAGCTCCTCTTCCCTGAGATCGACTACGATAAGGTCATCCGTCAGCGCGGCATGAACATCACATTTGTTACTACCGCGAAGACCGATGAGGAAGCCCAGGCCCTTTTAAAAGAGCTGGGCATGCCCTTCGCCCGTTAGGAAGGAGACGCTAATGGCCCGTAAAAGTATGGTGAACAAGGCGGCAACAGAGCCTAAGTTCAAAGTGAGAAAGTACAATCGTTGCCCTCTCTGTGGGCGTCCCCACGGATATATGCGCAAATTTGATATGTGCCGCTGCTGCTTCCGCAAGCTTGCGCGCGAGGGAAAAATCCCTGGCGTAGTCAAGGCTAGCTGGTAAGAAGGGAGGATCCTTTTATGCATATTACAGATCCTGTCGCGGATATGCTCACACGCATCAGAAATGCGAACGTGGTCTATCATGAGATGGTAGATATGCCTCTTTCCAAGCTGCGCCTCGAACTTGCGCGCATCTTGAAAGAGGAAGGTTATATCCGCAACTACAAGACAATTACAGACGCGAAACAGCCCATGCCGATCCTTAGGCTGACCATGAACTATGGTCCGCAGAAGGAAAGAGTCATCCAGGGCCTTCGCAGGATAAGCAAGCCGGGGCGTCGTATCTACGTCGCCAAAGATGAACTCCCGAAGGTCATGGGAGGACTTGGCATTGCGATAATCTCCACATCAGCAGGACTTATGACTGACGCCGCAGCCCGTAAAAGCGGACTTGGCGGAGAAGTCGTCTGCTATGTGTGGTAATGGAGGCGCTTACAAATGTCTAGAATAGGACGTAAAGTTATAGCGCTTCCGAAGGGCGTCGAAGTTAAGATAGACGGCCAGCATGTGACGGTCAACGGGCCCAAGGGCTCGCTTGAGATGGATGTGATGCCCAAGATCGCAGTCGTGATCGAAGATGGACTCCTCCAGGTCACACGCGAAAATGACGACAAGCAGGTCCGCGCAGCTCACGGAATGACCCGCGCACTTATCAACAACATGGTGAACGGCGTATCCGAGGGTTTCCAGAAGACGCTTGAGATCATAGGCGTAGGCTATCGCGCTCAGATGCAGGGCAAGAACCTCGTTCTCAGCCTTGGCTTCTCACACCCGGTCGAGGTCGTGCCTCCGGCAGGAATCGAATTCGCGTGTGACAGCCCCATCAAAATTGCAGTTCGCGGCATTGACAGACAGCTCGTCGGCCAGGTCGCGGCAAACGTTCGCGGGTATCGCCCGCCTGAACCCTATAAGGGCAAGGGCATCAGATACACCGGCGAATATGTTATCCGCAAGGCCGGTAAGGCCGGCGCCAAGAAGTAAGGCGAGGTGAAGGACGTTGATTAATAATCGCAGTCGTAATGAAATGCGGGAGCTTCGCCATCGTCGCCTCAGGAAACAGCTTTCAGGCACCGGTGCGCGTCCCCGTCTTGCAGTCTTCGGCAGCCTGAAGCACATCGTAGCTCAGGTGATAGATGACGAGAAGGCCTGTACATTGGTATCGGCCTCTACAACACAGGACAAGTTTGAAGAAGTTAAGGGCACTGGCAACATTGAAGCTGCAAAGGCTGTAGGCAAGCTCATTGCAGAGCGCGCCCTTGCGCACGGAATCACGGAAGTAGTCTTCGACAGAGGCGGCCATGTTTATCACGGCAGAGTCAAAGCCCTGGCAGACGCAGCCCGTGAAGCCGGACTGAAGTTCTAAGAGGAGGCGCAATAAAGTGGCGAAAGAGACACAGAATCAGAAAACCTACAGCAGCAGAGGCCTTGAGCTTTCTGAACGCATAGTTTCCATCAACCGCGTCAGCAAAGTCGTAAAAGGCGGTAAGCGCTTCCGCTTCAGCGTACTGGTCATCGTCGGCGACGGCGTGAGCCAGGTCGGTCTCGGAATGGGCAAAGCGAAAGAAATTTCGGTTGCCATGAAGAAGGGCATCGAGCACGCGAAGAAGAACCTTATCGACCTCAAGAAGACGGGACATACGCTTCCGCATCCCATCATCGGCAAGTTCGGAGCGGCAGAAGTGCTCCTCCGTCCCGCCGCCCCTGGAACCGGTGTTCTCGCCGGCTCCTCCGTGCGCCCGATCATGGAACTCGGCGGAGTGAAGGACATCATCGCGAAGGTAACAGGAAGAACTTCCAACCCCATCAACATTGCGTACGCAACGATGGACGCTGTGAAGCGCCTCCGCACCCCCGATGAGATCTACCGTCTGCGCGGCAAAGACCGCAGCAAAGAAGCCTAGGAAGGAGACAGACTATGGCGAAACTTCGTATAACATGGAAGAAGAGCACAATAGGACGTCCTCCGCAGCAGGAGAGAGTCATAAAGGCTCTTGGCCTTCACAGGCTCAACGAAACAGTTTATCACCAGGACACTCCGCAGGTACGCGGCATGATCAACAAGATCGGCCACCTGCTGGAATGGTCTGTTGAGGAATAAGGAGGTACTGCCATGAAACTTCATGAACTGTCCCCCGTACCGGGATCACGCAAGACAAAAAAACGCCTCGGGCAGGGGCTTGGCAGCGGCCAGGGAAAGACTGCAGGCAAAGGGCACAAGGGTCAGAAGGCCCGTAAGAGCCCCGACATCAAAGCCAACTTTGAAGGCGGCCAGATGCCGCTTGCACGCCGCATCCCGAAACGTGGATTCAGCAACTTCCGTTTTGCCGTCAAATATTCGATAGTGAATATCGCGGACCTGGAAGAGAGATTTGAAGCGGGTACAGAGGTCACAGCAAAAGAACTCTACGAACTCCGTCTCATCTCCGACGCTGGAAAACCCGTCAAGGTGCTTGGCGTAGGCGAACTCTCAAAGAGCCTCAACGTTAAGGCGAATGCCTATAGTTCATCGGCCGCAAAGAAAATCGAAGCGGCCGGCGGCAAGGCAGAGGTAATATAACATGCTGGATTCCTTCCGGGACTCATTTCGGCTTCCCGATTTGAAGCGCCGCATACTCTTCACACTTGCAGCGCTCTTCGTATACCGTCTGGGTGCGCACGTACCCACTCCCGGAGTGGATGCAGCAGCCCTCGGAAAACTTTTTGACCAGGGCTCCCTTCTGGGATTCCTGGATCTTTTCGCGGGCGGCGCGCTCAGCCGGTTCAGCATCTTTGCGCTGGGCGTGACGCCTTACATCAACTCAAGCATTGTCATGCAGCTGCTCGCAGTCGTCGTGCCAAGCATTGAGAAGATGCAGAAAGAGGGAGAAGAGGGGCGTAAGAAGATCGTCCAGTGGACGCGTTACGGCACGATCGCCTTCGCCTTTATTCAGGCAGTTGGCATGACAGGCTGGCTGAGAGGGCTTGGAATCTATTCCGGCAGTTTCTTTGACATAATCCTCGTCTCGCTTACACTGACAACAGGCGCCGTAGCAGTCATGTGGATCGGAGAGATCATGACGGACCACGGCATCGGAAACGGAATATCGCTGCTCATCTTCGCGGGTATAGTAGTAAGGATACCCGAGGCGATCGTCCGCACGGCCTCTATGGTGAGGCTTGGCGAGATGAACTTCCTCGTGCTCATCATAGCGATAGCTATAATGCTGGGCGTAATAGCAGGATGCGTCATGCTCCAGGAGGGACAGCGCAGACTCCCCGTACAATATGCTAAACGCATGGTCGGCAACAAAATGTACGGCGGCCAGTCAAGCTTCATCCCGCTTAGAGTGAACACGGCAGGCGTTATACCGATAATCTTCGCCTCCTCGATCCTGCTCTTCCCCTACACCATCGCCGGTCTTTTCCAGCACAGCGTGGCTAGGATGATACAGCAGGCGATGAGCCCGAGCAGCCCGATATACATGATACTTTATGTGGCGCTCATCATCTTCTTCTCATATTTCTACACGGCGGTCGTCTTCAAGCCTGAAGACATCTCCAACAATATGAAGAAGAACGGCGGGTTCATACTGGGCATACGCCCGGGCAGACCGACGACAGATTATATTGAAAAGGTCATGGGCCGCATCACGCTCGGCGGCGCGGTAGCGCTTGCCGTAATCGCGGTCGTTCCTACCATAATGACTGGGATCATGAACATCAATACGTTCTACTTTGGCGGAACTGCTGTTATAATTGTCGTCGGCGTTGCGCTCGACACTGTCCATCAGATAGAGGGGCAGCTCCTTATGCGCCATTACGAGGGTATCCTCAAACGCCGCGGCGGTAAAAACGGCGGTCTCTTAAGACTGTAGTCCAAAAGAGGCGAAGCACAATGAGGATCATTCTTCTTGGAGCACCTGGCGCAGGCAAGGGAACGCAGGCCGAAAGCATCAAAGCCAAATACCCTATAGCGCATATATCAACGGGCGACATCCTCCGCGCCAACGTCAAGGCGGGGACGGAGCTCGGCAAGAGCGCGAAAGAATATATGGATGCAGGCAAACTTGTGCCTGATGATGTTATCATCGGCATGATGGAGACTCGTCTTCAGGAGCCCGACTGCAAAGAGGGCTTCATGCTCGACGGTTTCCCGCGCACCATAGGTCAGGCGGAAGCGCTTGACGGTATGCTCAAAAAGTTAGGCATCGCGCTCGACGCGGTAGTGAGCCTCAACATCGGCGACGATACCGTCGTCACGAGGCTCACGGCCAGAAGAGTCTGCAAAAAGTGCGGCGAAATATACAACACCGTGCTGAAGCCTGAAAAAACGGCTGGCCTCTGCGACAAATGCGGCGGAGAGGTAGTCCAGAGGGACGACGACAAAGAAAGCGTCATACGCAATCGTCTTGCCGTCTTCCATCAGCAGACGCAGCCCCTTATTGAGTATTACGAGAAACAGGGCCTTTTGATCCCCGTAGACGCGTCTGGCAAAAAAGACGCGGTGCTCAATATCCTTGAGCGGACGAAAGGTTAAGGCGCTTTTTAATGATCACCTTTAAAAGCGACCGGGACATTGCGAAGATGCGCGTAGCAGGCCAGGTCGTAGCTGATATCCTCAAATTGATGAGAGATATGGTAAAACCAGGAATAGATACTCTTACTCTTGACGAGGCGGCTGAAAATCTGGTAAAAAAATCAGGTGGCAAACCGGCCTTCAAAGGATACAAAGTACCATGGGAGCCTATTCCGTTTCCCGGCACGATCTGCGCGTCGATCAATGAAGAGGTCGTGCACGGGATCCCCTCAAGAAACAGAGTTCTCAACGAGGGAGACATAATCAGTATCGACACCGGCGCCTCAATCGACGGCTTTTTCGGAGACGCATGCTGCACCTTTGCGGTGGGGAAAATCAGTGAGGATCGACAGCGGCTGCTCGACATCACTCTGGCATCCCTGCACGCGGGAGTCGCGGCTGTGAAACCGGGAGCAACGCTCGGAGACATCGGACATGCGGTAGAACAAGTTGTCACCCCTGCGGGCTACGGCCTCGTCAGGGACTACGCAGGCCACGGCATCGGACATAGGCTGCACGAGGCTCCACAGGTCCCCAATTACGGGCGGCCCGGAAGCGGTATAACCGTCAAACCGCGGATGACCTTTTGTGTAGAGCCTATGGTGATGATCGGAGCGGAAGAGGTTACCCAGCGTCCTGGCGGATGGACCGTCGTCACAAAAGATGGAAGCGACGCGGCTCATTTTGAATTCAGCCTTCTGGTAACGGAAGACGGCGTGGAGATACTTACGCCATGGGAATAACCTCCCGCACACAGAAAGTAAGCTTCTGCGCAGGAGACGTCGTAGTCGTGCTCCGCGGAAAGTACGCGGGGAAACCATTTGCCGTTATGGGCACTGACAACGAAAGAGTATTGATAGCAAACGGGGCGGAATTCAAAGCGGCTAAGCCCAAGAAGAAAAATGTTATTCACCTGCACCAAACGCACTATAATCTCGAAGATGTGGCTGGGCGTGTCGCTGGCGGGAAACCTCTAGACAATGGCTGGTTGATGCAAAAACTTTCCAACTTGTTGGAAAAAAGCAGCGGCGCATCTTGCAAACAGGAGGATGAAGCTGCCGAATGGCCAAAGAAGAGGTAATTGAAGTAAAAGGCAAGGTAGTGGAGCCGCTGCCGAACGCCATGTTCAGGGTAGAACTTGAAAATGGCCACAAGATACTGGCTCATGTCTCGGGAAAAATGCGTATGCATTTTATCAGGATCCTTCCGGGCGACAGAGTTCTATTGCAGCTTTCGCCCTACGACCTGACTCGCGGTAGGATAACATACAGATACAAGTAGATGAGATATAATTCTCAATTGGCAGAAACAAGTTCAGTCAAGGAGGTCTGCATTTAATGAAAGTAAGACCGTCGGTCAAACCTATATGTGAATTTTGCAGAGTCATTAAGCGCCACGGTGTCGTGCGCATAATCTGCAGCAGAAACCCGCGCCATAAGCAGCGTCAGGGAGCAAGGAGGTAGCAGGGAATGGCTCGTTTAGCCGGAGTAGACCTGCCGCGTGATAAAAGGATCGAAATAGCCCTTACCTATATTTTTGGGATCGGGCCGGCAGTTGCAGAGGATATCATAAAGATCACTGGAATCAACCCGGATACAAGGGTTAAGGATCTTTCGGAAGAAGAAGAGCAGAAGCTGCGCGCAGAGATTGAAAACAACCGTCTCGTAGAGGGCGACCTCCGCCGCGACATCGCGATGAACATCAAGCGTCTTATGGACATTGGCTGCTATCGCGGGATCAGACACCGTCTCGGCCTCCCTGTAAGGGGACAGAAAACCAAGACGAACGCCCGCACGCGTAAAGGTCCCAAGAGGGCCGTCGCGGGCAAGAAGAAAGTCACCAAGTAAGGTTTCAGGGGAGGGAATAACAGTTGGCCAAACGCGTACAGCGCAGTCGCAAGCGCAAAGAAAGAAAGAATATCAGCTATGGTGTTGCTCATATATTCTCAACATTCAACAACACGATAGTGACTCTTACCGACAAACAGGGCAACGCCCTTTCATGGGCCTCCGGCGGCAACGTCGGATTCAAAGGAACCCGTAAATCGACGCCTTATGCAGCACAGATGTCCGCAGCACAGGCGGCGAAAGTTGCACAGGATCATGGCGTTACAGAGATCGATGTAGTTGTAAAGGGTCCCGGCCCGGGACGTGAATCTGCTATCCGTTCGCTTCAGGCGGCGGGGCTTCAGGTTAACGTTATCCGTGACGCAACGCCGATCCCGCACAATGGCTGCCGTCCGCCGAAACGGCGCCGCGTGTAGTCTTTAAAGGAGGTACTTATAAGCATGAGCAGATACACAGGACCTGTCTGCAGGCTCTGCCGCGCAGAGGGCGCCAAGCTCTTTTTAAAGGGAGACCGCTGCTATACAGAGAAATGCGGACTTTCCAAACGTAACTCAAAGCCCGGACAGCACGGCACGCGCCGCGGCAAAATGAGTGAATATGGAATCCGTCTCCGCGAGAAGCAGAAGCTTCGCCGCTTCTACAGCATCAACGAGACGCAGTTCAGCACAATATATGAAAAAGCCACAGGAATGGCGGGCCAGACCGGCCACAATTT
The DNA window shown above is from Cloacibacillus sp. and carries:
- the rplN gene encoding 50S ribosomal protein L14 — protein: MIQLRTVLNVADNSGAKKILCVQVRGGSFRKVGTIGDVIVGAVREAAPNGNIKKGDVVKAVIVRTKKEIRRKDGSYVRFDDNAAVVIDANGDPKGTRIFGPVARELREKKYMRIVSLAPEVV
- the rplX gene encoding 50S ribosomal protein L24, with protein sequence MSKMRIKKGDRVRVISGKDAGKEGKILSRDVQKDRVVVEKVNFVTKSVKPTQKDPRGGLVKKEAAIAASKVMLVCPKCGKATRVSRAFLDDGKKVRICKQCGEIIDKA
- the rplE gene encoding 50S ribosomal protein L5, yielding MTPRLLTKYTEEVLPRLNDQFKYKNVMEMPRLVKVVINIGVNEAKLDQKYMDASINELTIISGQKPMMKRAKKSIAGFKVREGMPVACAVTLRSDRMWEFVDRLFSVALPRIKDFQGISPRGFDGRGNFNLGLREQLLFPEIDYDKVIRQRGMNITFVTTAKTDEEAQALLKELGMPFAR
- a CDS encoding type Z 30S ribosomal protein S14, whose translation is MARKSMVNKAATEPKFKVRKYNRCPLCGRPHGYMRKFDMCRCCFRKLAREGKIPGVVKASW
- the rpsH gene encoding 30S ribosomal protein S8, producing the protein MHITDPVADMLTRIRNANVVYHEMVDMPLSKLRLELARILKEEGYIRNYKTITDAKQPMPILRLTMNYGPQKERVIQGLRRISKPGRRIYVAKDELPKVMGGLGIAIISTSAGLMTDAAARKSGLGGEVVCYVW
- the rplF gene encoding 50S ribosomal protein L6, translating into MSRIGRKVIALPKGVEVKIDGQHVTVNGPKGSLEMDVMPKIAVVIEDGLLQVTRENDDKQVRAAHGMTRALINNMVNGVSEGFQKTLEIIGVGYRAQMQGKNLVLSLGFSHPVEVVPPAGIEFACDSPIKIAVRGIDRQLVGQVAANVRGYRPPEPYKGKGIRYTGEYVIRKAGKAGAKK
- the rplR gene encoding 50S ribosomal protein L18 gives rise to the protein MINNRSRNEMRELRHRRLRKQLSGTGARPRLAVFGSLKHIVAQVIDDEKACTLVSASTTQDKFEEVKGTGNIEAAKAVGKLIAERALAHGITEVVFDRGGHVYHGRVKALADAAREAGLKF
- the rpsE gene encoding 30S ribosomal protein S5; translation: MAKETQNQKTYSSRGLELSERIVSINRVSKVVKGGKRFRFSVLVIVGDGVSQVGLGMGKAKEISVAMKKGIEHAKKNLIDLKKTGHTLPHPIIGKFGAAEVLLRPAAPGTGVLAGSSVRPIMELGGVKDIIAKVTGRTSNPINIAYATMDAVKRLRTPDEIYRLRGKDRSKEA
- the rpmD gene encoding 50S ribosomal protein L30, with the protein product MAKLRITWKKSTIGRPPQQERVIKALGLHRLNETVYHQDTPQVRGMINKIGHLLEWSVEE
- the rplO gene encoding 50S ribosomal protein L15; protein product: MKLHELSPVPGSRKTKKRLGQGLGSGQGKTAGKGHKGQKARKSPDIKANFEGGQMPLARRIPKRGFSNFRFAVKYSIVNIADLEERFEAGTEVTAKELYELRLISDAGKPVKVLGVGELSKSLNVKANAYSSSAAKKIEAAGGKAEVI
- the secY gene encoding preprotein translocase subunit SecY; translated protein: MLDSFRDSFRLPDLKRRILFTLAALFVYRLGAHVPTPGVDAAALGKLFDQGSLLGFLDLFAGGALSRFSIFALGVTPYINSSIVMQLLAVVVPSIEKMQKEGEEGRKKIVQWTRYGTIAFAFIQAVGMTGWLRGLGIYSGSFFDIILVSLTLTTGAVAVMWIGEIMTDHGIGNGISLLIFAGIVVRIPEAIVRTASMVRLGEMNFLVLIIAIAIMLGVIAGCVMLQEGQRRLPVQYAKRMVGNKMYGGQSSFIPLRVNTAGVIPIIFASSILLFPYTIAGLFQHSVARMIQQAMSPSSPIYMILYVALIIFFSYFYTAVVFKPEDISNNMKKNGGFILGIRPGRPTTDYIEKVMGRITLGGAVALAVIAVVPTIMTGIMNINTFYFGGTAVIIVVGVALDTVHQIEGQLLMRHYEGILKRRGGKNGGLLRL